The following are encoded together in the Pectobacterium punjabense genome:
- the mutM gene encoding bifunctional DNA-formamidopyrimidine glycosylase/DNA-(apurinic or apyrimidinic site) lyase produces MPELPEVETSRRGISPYLVGHTILYAEVRNTRLRWPISAEVLSLSDEPVLSVRRRAKYLLIELTRGWIIVHLGMSGSLRVLPEYSEPEKHDHVDLVMDSGKVLRYTDPRRFGAWLWTDNIETCSVLAHLGPEPLESEFSADYLYQASRNKKTSIKQWIMDNKVVVGVGNIYASESLFAAGIHPDRTAGSLNENDAAVLVHVIKQVLQLSIEQGGTTLRDFLQSDGKPGYFAQELRVYGRNGEPCRTCGTPIETAKHGQRSTFFCRRCQR; encoded by the coding sequence ATGCCTGAATTACCTGAGGTTGAAACCAGTCGTCGGGGAATTTCACCCTATCTCGTTGGTCATACCATCCTTTATGCAGAAGTGAGGAATACGCGCCTGCGCTGGCCGATATCGGCTGAGGTTCTCTCACTAAGCGATGAGCCAGTGCTAAGCGTGCGTCGACGGGCAAAATACCTGCTGATTGAGCTTACGCGTGGCTGGATTATCGTGCACCTTGGTATGTCTGGTAGCCTGAGGGTATTGCCGGAATATAGCGAACCAGAAAAGCACGATCATGTTGATTTGGTGATGGACAGCGGTAAAGTGCTGCGTTACACCGATCCCCGGCGTTTTGGCGCCTGGCTGTGGACGGATAATATAGAAACTTGCTCGGTATTGGCACATCTAGGGCCGGAGCCATTAGAGTCAGAATTCTCCGCAGATTATCTCTATCAGGCGTCACGAAATAAAAAAACGTCTATAAAACAGTGGATTATGGATAACAAAGTGGTCGTTGGCGTAGGCAATATTTATGCGAGTGAATCGCTGTTTGCTGCGGGTATCCACCCTGATAGAACGGCCGGATCGCTAAATGAGAATGATGCAGCCGTCTTGGTGCACGTGATTAAACAGGTGTTACAGCTTTCGATTGAGCAGGGTGGCACGACGCTGCGTGACTTTTTGCAATCAGATGGCAAGCCTGGCTATTTCGCACAGGAGTTGCGGGTCTATGGCCGCAACGGTGAACCTTGCCGAACATGTGGAACACCAATAGAAACCGCGAAACATGGGCAGCGTAGCACATTCTTTTGCCGCCGTTGTCAGCGTTAA
- the rpmG gene encoding 50S ribosomal protein L33, with product MAKGVREKIKLVSSAGTGHFYTTTKNKRTKPEKLELKKFDPVVRQHVLYKEAKIK from the coding sequence ATGGCTAAGGGTGTTCGCGAGAAGATCAAGCTTGTTTCTTCTGCTGGTACTGGTCACTTCTATACCACTACGAAGAACAAACGTACTAAGCCGGAAAAATTGGAACTGAAGAAATTCGATCCAGTTGTCCGTCAGCACGTTCTCTACAAAGAAGCTAAAATTAAGTAA
- the rpmB gene encoding 50S ribosomal protein L28: MSRVCQVTGKRPVAGNNRSHALNATKRRFLPNLHSHRFWVEGEKRFVTLRVSAKGMRVIDKKGIETVLADLRARGEKY, translated from the coding sequence ATGTCCCGAGTCTGCCAAGTTACTGGCAAGCGTCCGGTGGCCGGGAACAACCGTTCCCACGCACTGAATGCGACCAAACGCCGTTTTCTGCCGAACCTGCATTCACACCGTTTTTGGGTTGAAGGCGAGAAGCGCTTTGTAACACTGCGTGTATCTGCTAAAGGTATGCGTGTTATTGATAAGAAGGGTATTGAGACGGTTTTGGCCGATCTGCGTGCCCGTGGTGAAAAGTATTAA
- the radC gene encoding RadC family protein — MGWEKGLAPREKLVRLGAESLTDAELLAIFLRTGLPGMHVMQLAESLLVQFGSLYQLMTAEQSAFHSAKGVGISKYTQLKAIAELSRRLFFSRLAKEDAMLNPAATGQYLQLLLSRREREVFLVLFLDNQHHVIRHQEMFVGTINSVEVHPREIVREALKANAAALILAHNHPSGKAEPSQADRAITEQIVKACLLMEIRVLDHLVIGHGEYVSFAERGWI, encoded by the coding sequence ATGGGTTGGGAAAAGGGATTGGCACCGCGTGAAAAACTGGTGCGTTTAGGGGCGGAATCGCTGACGGATGCCGAACTGCTGGCGATTTTTTTACGCACAGGGCTACCCGGTATGCATGTGATGCAACTGGCAGAAAGTTTGTTGGTGCAATTTGGGTCGTTATATCAACTGATGACGGCCGAGCAGTCTGCGTTTCATAGCGCCAAAGGCGTAGGAATATCAAAATATACGCAGCTTAAGGCGATAGCAGAGCTGTCGAGGCGGTTGTTTTTCTCTCGCCTGGCAAAAGAGGACGCGATGCTAAACCCGGCAGCGACCGGTCAATATTTGCAGTTGCTACTGTCGCGACGTGAGCGCGAGGTTTTTTTAGTCCTGTTTTTGGATAATCAACACCATGTTATTCGCCATCAGGAGATGTTTGTTGGTACGATTAACAGCGTGGAAGTACACCCGCGTGAAATTGTGCGTGAAGCGCTAAAGGCGAATGCCGCCGCGCTGATTTTGGCGCATAATCACCCGTCGGGAAAAGCGGAGCCGAGTCAGGCTGACCGTGCGATAACCGAACAGATTGTCAAAGCGTGCCTGTTAATGGAGATCCGCGTGCTCGATCATTTAGTCATTGGGCATGGCGAATACGTTTCTTTTGCCGAGCGTGGCTGGATTTAA
- the coaBC gene encoding bifunctional phosphopantothenoylcysteine decarboxylase/phosphopantothenate--cysteine ligase CoaBC, translating into MMPLRTFNRTMMMTEFSSLNALSGKRIVLGISGGIAAYKCPELVRRLRDGGADVRVVMTSAAKAFITPLTLQAVSGYPVSDDLLDPAAEASMGHIELGKWADLVILAPATADLIARVAAGMANDLLTTLCLATSAPIAVVPAMNQQMYRAEPTQDNLRTLAARGLPIWGPDSGSQACGDVGPGRMIDPMDIVRLVQRHFSAIHDLQHLNILVTAGPTREALDPVRFISNHSSGKMGFAIAQAAAARGANVTLVSGPVSLVTPQGVTRIDVGSALEMEHAVMERATQQHIVIGCAAVADYRAKHIADEKIKKQNQQGDEMTLTLVKNPDIIAGVAAMTENRPYVVGFAAETQNVEEYARQKLARKKLDLICANNVSLSGHGFNSETNALHLFWHDGDTALPQCDKRLLGQKLIDEIISRYDEKNRR; encoded by the coding sequence ATGATGCCTCTTAGGACTTTTAATCGGACCATGATGATGACGGAATTTTCCAGCCTGAATGCACTCTCCGGCAAACGAATCGTACTGGGTATCAGTGGCGGTATTGCTGCGTACAAGTGCCCGGAACTGGTACGGCGCCTGCGCGATGGCGGTGCCGATGTACGGGTTGTCATGACATCTGCCGCTAAAGCTTTCATCACGCCACTGACGCTACAGGCTGTCTCTGGCTATCCCGTATCAGACGACCTGCTCGACCCCGCGGCAGAAGCCTCAATGGGCCACATCGAGTTAGGAAAATGGGCTGATTTAGTCATTCTTGCCCCAGCCACCGCCGATCTGATTGCCCGCGTCGCCGCTGGCATGGCAAACGACCTGCTGACCACCCTTTGCCTCGCAACGTCTGCCCCTATCGCCGTCGTCCCTGCGATGAATCAGCAGATGTATCGCGCAGAGCCCACGCAAGACAACCTGCGCACGCTGGCGGCAAGAGGGCTACCAATCTGGGGGCCGGATAGCGGCAGTCAGGCGTGTGGCGATGTTGGACCGGGTCGAATGATCGACCCGATGGACATTGTTAGGCTGGTGCAGCGTCATTTTTCTGCCATCCACGATCTGCAACATCTGAATATTCTGGTCACCGCTGGGCCGACGAGAGAAGCACTGGACCCGGTGCGCTTCATCTCTAACCACAGTTCCGGAAAAATGGGCTTTGCTATCGCACAGGCCGCTGCCGCTCGTGGCGCTAACGTCACACTAGTAAGCGGCCCAGTCTCGCTTGTTACACCGCAAGGCGTCACGCGTATTGATGTCGGCAGCGCGCTGGAGATGGAGCACGCGGTGATGGAACGCGCAACACAGCAGCACATTGTTATCGGCTGTGCTGCGGTTGCAGACTATCGCGCCAAACATATCGCTGATGAAAAGATTAAAAAACAGAATCAGCAGGGTGATGAAATGACTCTCACCCTGGTCAAAAATCCAGATATCATCGCTGGTGTCGCAGCCATGACAGAAAATCGTCCTTATGTTGTCGGGTTTGCTGCCGAAACCCAGAATGTGGAAGAATACGCCCGGCAGAAACTGGCGCGTAAAAAACTGGACCTGATTTGCGCGAACAACGTCTCTCTTTCCGGGCATGGTTTTAACAGTGAAACCAATGCGTTACATCTTTTTTGGCATGATGGAGACACCGCGTTGCCGCAGTGCGACAAACGTCTTCTTGGCCAAAAATTAATCGATGAGATTATCAGCCGTTATGATGAAAAAAATCGACGTTAA